Below is a window of Populus alba chromosome 2, ASM523922v2, whole genome shotgun sequence DNA.
TTGAACAGAACCATATTTGAACGTGTTGCTTATGTGATGAAAACACGGTTTTCTCCTGTGATTTTAGAGATTTCAGGTGGTGgctgctttttaaaatgttttttgttaggaaatgtattaaaataatataattttttatttttaaaaaattaattttaatatcagaacatcaaatatctaaaaacactaaaaattattaatttaaaacaaataaaaaattaacgaaaatattaatttaaagaaaaattcactttttgaaaccacaaaaaaaagcCTCCATTACTCTAGcctaagattttttattcacaATGGGCAAGCAATGTAATAATCACTaagatttttatcatttttatgacAACACAGGATACTCAAGTGAAAATCAACGCAGTAAAACACAATGTATTTCTTCCATTCCAGTTATATCTAAATTAATCACAAGTAAAATAGTTTTGCGCCAACGGAATCTCgatgggaaaaaaattacaCGAACATTGAACAAATTAAAGAGGTAAATCTCAGTAATTACTTACGTTCTCTAACTCCACCGACAATGTGAGTCACTGGATCAAGCCGGTTCAAATTGCCCcctgatttattattattcaaatcaGCTTGAAAACTCGGCTTTCTCACTTCAATAACTTGTTCAGATACTTTTGCATCATCCAAGCTCGGTTTTCTACCAATCTTCGAGGCTTCAAATATTAGCAATCCAGCAGCGGGAAGGAAGATCAAGAGCGTCcagtattttaaaacaaacctAATGATTCTCTGTGAAAAATTGTTCTTGAATCGGTGATGGTGTTTCTTGCGTTTTCTACGCACTCGAGCTCGCATTCGACTCAGTTCGTCTGAGTCGTCGTCGTCAGCTACCGAGATTGAtatgctgctgctgttgctgggGACTATTGGTGACGCCATTGAAAGGAAAGAAATTGTGATTGTTTGCAATAAAAGTGTTATGAAAAAGGAGGATTTTGAAATTGGGATTTTGGGTGATTATATTTTCCTCTCCTTTATttggtgatttttattttctggtgAAAATTTTAAGCTACAAAATAGCGTTAGCAATGAATAATCATTTACAAGTGAtgagaaataaaacaaattgatttctgttcttaattttttttatgggccaTCTTCGTGTTTTTcggcccttatttatagtggaTAGGGTTCACTGTAGCCTTTTGTCTGTTTGGGCTTATGCCATCAATTAGTATCGTCATTGTCTTTAGATTTGTTAAGAGCCATTATGTTACGAAAAATATGACGGAAATCGGAATTGGAATGCGGATATTCTTATTCCAATTTCAGATATAAGAGAATTGGAGCctgtttcatttgtttttctagcatttaatatttcattttaaaataaaatatcaaaaaatgtttcataaggattttcaaaaataaattttgagcaCGAaggttattttcataaaaaagcgCGCGCGTGCACTGATATCTAGTTACATAGttttaataatcttaaatattttaaaatcaactaacatgaattattttattttaaatatattagttCCTACCTTGTatggatattaatttaattatttattctttttatttatttaaaaaactaactatgtaatttgttattattgtttcctttttttattatatttgtatgttttctaaaaacaaataattcattttttaacaactcatttaattttttaagaaaatattttaatttatattttagtccaAACAACATGGCAATAGATtaccaaataatttaaatgatttcaCTCACAGTATAAAGAGCAGTTAAttactaaataatttaattcattcaatCACACATAATACAACatagtatatatatagtaaaatagttgaaatttttgtttgttagattttgtttttaaaatttgttttaaaaaatagttgaaattttttattttttaaaattatttttatatatttataaataaaaaaatatttttaaaaataacctcaaactttcgaatattttttttaaattattgaaaggTGGGGCCATGTAAAGGGAAGGAAGGCGTGCTTTGGTTCACATCCGGAAAAGGGCATTATGCATGGTGGCAATCAATCGGTATTGTCATCGCCGGTCTTCTTTCCAGCGGGGAAAATGATATAACGCGATTAAATCATCATCTATATACAagatatataaacataaataatgaaaaatgtatacatcttcaaataaataaagattattatattttatttatgtatttcatGTTCATTGATATGAACATTTGAAAACGTGGttgtaattgtgttttttaaaaaaatattttaattttttactaaaattaatttttttatatatttttttattgttttgatatgctaatttaaaaataatttttaaaaataaaaaaaatattatttaatatattttaatataaaaatatttttaaaaaataatcatcacagcacttttaaataggtttttaattaattacatgagAAGGTTAATTTATGTAATAATTTCTCTGGTCAAATGAATGTGATCATAACAGCAAGTGTGAGTATGATGGTTGATGGGATTGGTCTATAACGGTTACGAGCCACGAATTAGATGTTTCATTTAACGGTCAAATATGTTTAGAATTCGAATTTTGAAGTATGCTTCAAGGACCACCTTTGCCTATTGAAATTAAATGCTTTCCTAAtcaaaatttagttttaatttttaatcttcctctaataaaattttcaatcaattcataAACTGAAATATTGtgtttatgagaattttttttttaattttttttatatttgaatttgaaataataacaaCACACATATCAACTTAAATAGTGTTTTGTATTGTGGtagagttgttttttaaattgtgttttacttaaaaatacatttaaataatattgtttttttaaaaaaaattatttatgatatcagtatattaaaacaattttaaaatataaaaaattaattttaaaaaaatcaaaattttttttacctataatgatttttattatacacATGTATAATATCTTGCAtgtgcattttttaaaaaatattttgtttttacttcaaatttagttgataaaaacttatataaatagtcaatcaaattgaataaatatatatgtttggataagtaaaatataatatgtGTAGAAGTTCGATGTTAATTGCATTGAGATTCGAGCGAATTATTTTACTATAGTGTCTCAAATATGTGCACGGACACTCAATAACACCAACTCaaacactaaaaacaatattgagaaactaattacattaattaattcaagttaaaaatatacgatctctaataataatttttaaacaatatatgATCAATTTACTATTTAATTAAGCTAACATATATAAACATAATGCTTATCGCCTATTGGTCTCATTCATATGCAGAGATCTGCTCAAACCCAAGTAGCTATGTAAAGGATTAAACATTCTTTAGCCCAACAAGGCATGAATTATGGCAGCCTCACAACGCGACTCCGAACTCACTATGGACACATGGAATTAGGAACTTCTCCTTCAGTTACATGGATTACGTAAAAAGAAATATACAAATCAGGAAATCTGTATCCTTGAAGAATACGGATTAGATCCGCACTATAAATACAGGATACCTGAGGCGATTTATCTCAGAAATCCATTCAACCAAACCTTAGAACTCTCTCCCAGTGCTCTCTCTTTACGCACCAGCTTTCTTGCAACTCATATTCGTTGTCTTCCAAGAGATCATGGCTAATCTCAGAAAAACAATACTGGTGGTTTCTTTCTTGACGACGGCTCTTTGCGGAGTCTCCAAGGCTGTCGTTTACCAAGTCGGTGACTCTGCTGGTTGGACAAGCATGGGTCAAGTGGATTATCAAGATTGGGCTGCCAACAAGATTTTTCACAGTGGTGATACTCTTGTCTTCAACTACAACAACCAATTCCACAACGTGAAGCAAGTGACGCATCAAGGTTTCGAGTCATGCAATGCAACATCACCACTAGCTACTTATACCAACGATTCCGATACAGTCACTCTTGGACAGCAGCTTGGCTACTTCTACTTCATACGTGGTTACCCTGGTCACTATCAAGCAGGATAAAAGATTGATATACTGGTCATCCTTGCAAATTCAAATTTGAGTCCTACTGCATCACCTAGCAGCGCTTCATCtctttattttagtaatttgtCTTGGACTTTAGGTGTGCTGGGATTCTGTCTCTTGGGATTTGCTTATTAGAAAGGTTTTCAAGTTGCCTGCCTTTTGTCAACCTCGAgggatttttttggtttcattgATGCAgtgcttacttttttttttttaattagcaaaGAGATGATTAAtgacatattaatttttttttccctttttaatgGAGATTCTTCATCAATTACatgaataattataattgttgtcGTTTATTGCACTTTGTAATTaaccatgttgtttttttacccGGTCTGATTGGCAAGGAGtagcaattaaaattaaaagaaaaaaacaaacaaataaaaactaagGAGGCTCAGTGTTTTACCATGTACCAAAAATAATCATACATCACAACCCTACAGTTTAGATTATTAATGAAATCGTCTAAATACATATTTAGATTATTAATAAGACATTAGTTCCTTTCCAAATATAATAGCTCAATTGTCATCACAAATACAAAGCTACTAGATTAATAATGTTAAGATCACCCCTAATTTAATGATAAACTTATTGATCCAATCGATATATTTGTTACCTTAGAAATAAAGATGTATTTAGTTTTAGTTATAAAATCTATTGTGGCCTCTTATTTGAAACTCTTACGGCTCGTAGCACCATCATTCATAGGAAAATATCGTGGcagagttgtttttttaaattgtgttcacttgaaaatacaatctaaataatatatttttaaaattatttataatatcagtacattaaaacaattttaaaacataaaaaattattattttttaaatcacaatttttAAACCATACAATTAATCATATTTCTAAACACAGTATTagtaattaatctaaaaaactaaaagttaaaggataaaattttaaaataaaatttaaggataaaattttaaaaactaatcgTGAAGATTCTTGAGAGCTTTTAGCATCCAAATTCATCGTAATAGGAGATTAAGATgtagttttaatttgattcggTTTAATTTCAGTTAGAAAACCAAGcaaactaaaatttatatttctcaaATTAAGAATAGAAGCCGACTAGGTTTGACATGCTttgactttcttttttctttttataaaaatagctAAACTTATGTTGATTtagttggatattttttttattgagctagagtttttttaacttgtttatttttagacAATGGCTTATGGtggtgttttgatttttttttttttttatgggtgtgcaacttttttaaaaccttcacatcatgttttttcttttcatggagAAAGTACTATTTTATTAACAATCCAATGTGAGTCgtatttttgttcaattcttataataattcattcctttttttattcaaaaaataattaaaaaaagaaaaaccaagcaAGGGCGCCATGCCATTAGCTATTCCactttgtatattttatatatagttgGTTGTATTCATTCTTGatgacaaaaaaatcacaaaaatatctAGTAAATAGTTTAGTAATAAGAGCTTGAGATCTaagaggttttgtttttttttatagtctttAAATTTGAATCTCGTGgttctaatataataattactgaagatttacatgatcgttaattttaaaacctgtgaaattaattaagatatacatAAGCTACTCAACTACctgctttaatttaaaaaaaaatcacaaaaacaagagaaattTCAATTGTTTGCTTCATCACCATTTTGTCATCATTGTTGTAGTCATCATCATTAATTTTCACTGTTTTTCTATAAACTTGAACCATTCGTGTTAGATGATATTTGCAGAATTGTCAAAACAATTTCCATAACATTACAGTTTAAATATCTACATGCAATTAATGGATAGAAATGAGCTGCTGTAATAGTTATTCTAAAAAATGTGTCTGGTTTACATATCAAGTTAAGATGAAGTtgtagaataaaattaagagtgAATATGTACTAAAAGACAGATTCTTGTCAATATTTATGTCAAGTACTAAAACTTCCATTGATTCACGCTTTTTTAACAAGAGCTCATGTATAGTATAAGAAAGAGTTTAGAAATATAGttgtatctatattttttaaaaattattattttttaatattttggatcattttaatgcgctgattttaaaattaatttttaaaaaataaaaaatatcattttaatgcattttgatataaaaaacactttaaaaaataaccataaccacacctctaaacaatctaaaattaaaaagcgAA
It encodes the following:
- the LOC118042255 gene encoding mavicyanin, with product MANLRKTILVVSFLTTALCGVSKAVVYQVGDSAGWTSMGQVDYQDWAANKIFHSGDTLVFNYNNQFHNVKQVTHQGFESCNATSPLATYTNDSDTVTLGQQLGYFYFIRGYPGHYQAG